One window of Cryptosporangium minutisporangium genomic DNA carries:
- a CDS encoding TetR/AcrR family transcriptional regulator gives MPSAAGKAEKSARARRPRGSINPTDIIAGAFDFFRDTPLEQWSIPQLAAHLDVGVTSIYWYFRTKRELVVAMTEAALSSFYERMPPLRGDDWEELLRNFFLDYHRLLAADELACDLIVRQIGASGDETTARSWPRAQELFTALAAAGLPDALVQHAFFTLSVYTQGFLLVERKGRYAPPLSTAAPDDPSSELEFGITNILRGLRPLLATEPTTQANSVA, from the coding sequence ATGCCGTCCGCGGCGGGCAAAGCGGAGAAGTCGGCGCGAGCGCGGCGACCCCGCGGCTCGATCAACCCGACCGACATCATCGCGGGGGCCTTCGACTTCTTTCGCGACACTCCGCTCGAGCAGTGGAGCATCCCTCAGCTGGCCGCGCACCTCGACGTCGGCGTCACCAGCATCTACTGGTACTTCCGCACCAAGCGGGAGCTGGTCGTGGCGATGACCGAGGCGGCGCTCTCCTCGTTCTACGAGCGGATGCCGCCACTGCGCGGTGACGATTGGGAGGAGCTGCTCCGCAACTTCTTCCTCGACTACCACCGGCTGCTCGCCGCCGACGAGCTCGCCTGCGATCTGATCGTCCGGCAGATCGGCGCGTCCGGCGACGAGACGACCGCCCGGTCGTGGCCGCGGGCGCAGGAGCTGTTCACCGCGCTGGCCGCCGCCGGGCTGCCGGATGCGCTGGTGCAGCACGCGTTCTTCACGCTGTCCGTCTACACGCAGGGCTTCCTGCTGGTCGAGCGCAAGGGCCGGTACGCGCCGCCGCTGTCCACCGCTGCACCCGACGACCCGTCGAGCGAGCTCGAGTTCGGGATCACGAACATCCTTCGCGGCCTGCGTCCCCTGCTCGCGACCGAGCCCACCACCCAGGCGAACTCCGTAGCCTGA
- a CDS encoding SDR family NAD(P)-dependent oxidoreductase, with translation MELTGSSALVVGGAGGFGAATVRRLHAAGARVVIADLAEESGKALAAELGENALYVHTDVTSEESVDAAVASAVELGPLRANVIVHGGPAAGRRIINRQGEPYPTATFRRTVEIFLVGTYHVLSKAAAAMSKNEPLDSGQRGVVITTASIAGFEGQVGQSDYSAAKGGVIGMTLTASRDLAPIGVRVMCIAPGVFYTPAYGSMTKEQAQERFGSNIPNPKRLGEPDEYAKLALSIVDNDYLNGTTIRIDAAQRFNI, from the coding sequence GTGCGGCCACCGTGCGTCGCCTCCATGCCGCAGGCGCCCGCGTGGTCATCGCCGACCTCGCCGAGGAGAGCGGCAAGGCGCTCGCCGCTGAACTGGGCGAGAACGCGCTCTACGTGCACACCGACGTGACCAGCGAGGAGTCGGTCGACGCCGCGGTCGCCTCCGCCGTCGAGCTCGGGCCGCTGCGCGCGAACGTCATCGTCCACGGCGGTCCTGCGGCCGGCCGGCGGATCATCAACCGCCAGGGCGAGCCGTACCCGACCGCGACGTTCCGGCGGACCGTCGAGATCTTCCTGGTCGGCACGTACCACGTGCTCAGCAAGGCCGCGGCGGCGATGTCGAAGAACGAGCCGCTGGACTCGGGGCAGCGTGGGGTCGTGATCACCACCGCGAGCATCGCCGGGTTCGAGGGCCAGGTCGGCCAGTCCGACTACTCGGCCGCGAAGGGCGGCGTGATCGGGATGACGCTGACCGCATCGCGCGACCTGGCGCCGATCGGCGTCCGGGTCATGTGCATCGCGCCCGGCGTGTTCTACACGCCCGCGTACGGGTCGATGACGAAGGAGCAGGCGCAGGAGCGGTTCGGCAGCAACATCCCGAACCCGAAGCGGCTCGGCGAGCCGGACGAGTACGCGAAGCTCGCGTTGTCGATCGTCGACAACGACTACCTGAACGGCACCACCATCCGCATCGACGCCGCGCAGCGCTTCAACATCTAG